From one Xiphophorus hellerii strain 12219 chromosome 18, Xiphophorus_hellerii-4.1, whole genome shotgun sequence genomic stretch:
- the slitrk3a gene encoding SLIT and NTRK-like protein 3: MLWVTLLSTIALGWTTPIPLLEDSEEIDEPCFEPCDCEVKEGIFHVHCDSKGFTNVSQISQIWSRPFKLNLQRNLMRKLYFNTFLHLNNAISINLGNNALQDIHAGAFNGLGILKRLFLHENKLEVFRNDTFLGLESLEYLQADYNVIKRIESGAFRHLHKLRVLILNDNLIPMLPNYLFRSVSLTHLDLRGNRLKTLQYKGTLEYVGRSLMEIQLEENPWNCVCEIVQLKTWLERIPYTALVGEITCETPFHLHGKDLREIKRSELCPLLADAEIEAKLGIPRVPFSNENTWPTKPSSMLSPFHNTASSVEYKDRPAKPTKKPTRRPTKNPPTPRSIYPGLNQPPIAGYQTRPPIPIICPANCICNLHINDLGLTVNCKDKGFHNISELLPRPLNAKKLYLSGNLIQKIYRSDFWNFSSLDLLHLGNNQISYVQEGAFINLPNLKSLYLNGNDIERLSPGMFRGLQMLSYLYFEYNVIREIQSHSFSLMPNLQLVFLNNNLLRSLPNDAFAGTNLARLNLRRNHFVSLPVHGVLEHLTSIVQIDLHQNPWDCSCDIIPLKQWLEKLSSVIVVGEVTCNTPEYAFGKDLRSLEVEVICPELKYSSRPSPALPGGDDLTTGSSEMGESSRRGAVPLSVLILSLLILFISAVFVTAGLFAFVLRRRKKLPFRKRSEVDLTGIQMQCRIFEDPPRQSCAGNPGTPEKPTPSLHTHSHTTHTHGHGHVYDYIPHPVTQMCNNPIYKPREGEIAEEEMAQFAEKKDNGSSSNSNYRTLLEKEREWTLAVSNSQLNTIVTVNHTTADISGFHENGGLCPTVIDSQRPTPTVGFVDCLYGTVPKLKDMHVAHAHPPGMQYPDLQQDARLKETLLFTAGKGCYPDPSQSDYLELRAKLQTKPDYLEVLEKSYRF, encoded by the coding sequence ATGCTGTGGGTTACCTTGCTGAGCACCATAGCCTTAGGATGGACCACACCAATCCCACTGCTGGAGGACTCGGAGGAGATCGACGAGCCCTGCTTTGAACCGTGCGACTGCGAGGTCAAGGAAGGCATCTTCCATGTCCATTGTGACAGTAAAGGATTTACAAATGTCAGCCAGATCTCTCAAATTTGGAGCCGACCCTTCAAGCTCAACCTGCAGAGGAACTTAATGAGGAAGCTCTACTTCAACACCTTCCTCCATCTTAACAATGCCATATCCATCAATCTGGGTAATAACGCCTTGCAAGATATACATGCTGGGGCATTCAATGGCTTGGGAATACTTAAACGACTGTTTCTCCATGAAAACAAACTAGAAGTTTTCCGAAACGACACATTTCTGGGGTTGGAGAGTCTAGAATATCTCCAAGCAGATTACAATGTTATTAAAAGGATTGAAAGTGGTGCATTCAGGCACCTTCACAAATTAAGAGTACTTATATTAAATGACAATCTCATACCCATGCTGCCGAATTACCTTTTTCGGTCTGTGTCTCTAACACATTTGGACTTGAGAGGTAACAGACTAAAGACATTGCAGTATAAAGGCACACTGGAGTATGTTGGCCGGAGCTTGATGGAAATCCAGCTGGAGGAAAACCCTTGgaactgtgtgtgtgagattGTCCAGTTAAAAACATGGCTAGAGAGAATCCCTTACACAGCTTTGGTGGGAGAGATCACATGTGAGACCCCATTCCACCTACACGGAAAAGACCTGCGGGAAATTAAACGCAGCGAACTCTGTCCTCTTCTCGCCGATGCAGAGATTGAGGCCAAGCTGGGAATTCCTCGGGTGCCATTCAGCAATGAGAATACTTGGCCTACTAAACCTTCCTCCATGCTCTCCCCCTTTCACAACACAGCCTCCTCTGTGGAGTACAAGGACAGGCCTGCGAAGCCTACCAAAAAGCCTACCAGACGGCCCACAAAGAATCCACCAACTCCTCGTAGCATTTACCCAGGCCTCAACCAGCCCCCCATTGCTGGCTACCAAACAAGACCACCCATTCCAATAATCTGTCCAGCTAATTGTATTTGCAACCTTCACATCAATGACCTTGGGTTAACAGTAAACTGCAAAGACAAAGGCTTTCACAACATTTCAGAGCTTCTGCCTCGACCCCTTAATGCCAAGAAATTGTATCTTAGTGGGAACCTGATACAGAAAATCTATCGTTCAGATTTCTGGAACTTCTCAAGTTTGGATTTACTACATTTAGGGAACAACCAGATATCCTATGTCCAGGAGGGTGCGTTTATCAACTTGCCAAActtaaaaagtttatatttgaaTGGTAATGACATTGAGCGGCTCTCTCCTGGTATGTTTCGTGGACTTCAGATGTTGAGCTATCTTTACTTTGAATACAATGTCATCCGTGAGATTCAGTCTCATTCTTTCTCCCTAATGCCCAATCTGCAATTGGTTTTCCTCAATAATAATCTGTTGAGGTCATTACCCAATGATGCCTTTGCTGGCACCAACCTTGCACGTCTTAATCTTCGCAGAAATCACTTTGTTTCCCTGCCAGTTCATGGTGTCCTGGAGCATCTGACTTCCATCGTCCAGATCGATCTCCATCAGAATCCCTGGGATTGCTCATGTGATATCATCCCTCTCAAACAATGGCTGGAAAAGCTATCCTCTGTCATTGTGGTGGGGGAAGTCACCTGCAACACACCAGAGTATGCTTTTGGAAAGGACCTGCGTTCGCTTGAGGTTGAGGTCATCTGTCCTGAGCTGAAGTATTCTTCACGTCCCTCTCCAGCTCTGCCTGGTGGGGATGACCTCACCACAGGGAGCTCTGAAATGGGGGAATCAAGTAGGAGAGGGGCTGTTCCACTGTCAGTTCTCATCCTCAGTTTGCTCATCCTCTTCATTTCAGCGGTGTTTGTTACTGCTGGGCTCTTTGCCTTTGTCCTCCGTCGCAGAAAGAAGCTACCTTTCCGCAAACGTTCTGAGGTGGACCTGACTGGGATCCAGATGCAATGCAGGATTTTTGAGGATCCGCCAAGGCAAAGCTGTGCCGGAAACCCTGGCACGCCGGAGAAACCAACACCCAGTTTGCACACACATTCGCACACTACTCACACACATGGACATGGCCACGTTTATGATTACATCCCGCACCCTGTGACTCAAATGTGTAACAACCCTATCTATAAGCCAAGAGAAGGAGAGATTGCTGAGGAGGAGATGGCACAGTTtgcagaaaagaaagacaatgGCAGCAGTAGCAACAGTAACTATAGAACCTTgttggagaaagagagagagtggaCCTTGGCGGTCTCCAACTCTCAGCTCAACACTATTGTTACGGTCAACCACACCACGGCGGACATTTCAGGATTTCATGAGAATGGAGGGCTCTGCCCCACAGTGATTGACAGTCAGAGGCCCACGCCAACAGTGGGCTTTGTAGACTGTTTGTATGGGACAGTGCCCAAATTAAAGGACATGCATGTTGCACATGCACATCCACCAGGCATGCAGTACCCAGATTTACAGCAGGACGCACGGCTGAAGGAGACATTGCTTTTCACAGCCGGGAAAGGCTGCTACCCTGATCCCTCCCAAAGTGATTACCTCGAGTTAAGGGCCAAACTTCAAACCAAGCCAGATTACCTCGAAGTCTTGGAAAAATCCTACCGTTTTTAA